Proteins encoded together in one Lathyrus oleraceus cultivar Zhongwan6 chromosome 5, CAAS_Psat_ZW6_1.0, whole genome shotgun sequence window:
- the LOC127079555 gene encoding uncharacterized protein LOC127079555 produces the protein MASSSSKQASMNAEYGKNLYIKPRTINIRKEDLKLIVEQIIDLESFNMNGYPIWSLFKEQELVSLFDMLNGPTYPYMVNDFWVRAEVYDELDTSIEENQKVAEDNYLRGDNRKEMGLKEFNKVEIRSSVMGFDVTITQKIISKLFGVSSVTPQIRLTN, from the coding sequence ATGGCTTCATCATCTTCTAAACAAGCATCTATGAATGCCGAATATGGTAAAAATCTGTATATCAAACCAAGAACGATTAATATCAGGAAGGAGGATCTGAAACTCATTGTGGAGCAGATTATTGATTTGGAATCCTTCAATATGAATGGATATCCCATCTGGAGTCTCTTTAAAGAGCAAGAATTGGTTTCATTATTTGATATGTTAAATGGACCAACCTATCCTTATATGGTCAATGATTTTTGGGTTAGAGCTGAGGTGTATGATGAGTTAGATACTTCTATTGAAGAAAATCAAAAGGTTGCCGAAGATAATTATTTGAGAGGGGATAATAGAAAGGAAATGGGACTGAAAGAGTTCAACAAAGTGGAAATAAGGTCTAGTGTGATGGGATTTGATGTTACCATCACTCAGAAAATTATTTCCAAGCTTTTTGGTGTGTcatctgtaacacctcaaattcGATTAACTAATTAA